Within the Apostichopus japonicus isolate 1M-3 chromosome 6, ASM3797524v1, whole genome shotgun sequence genome, the region AGAGGTTCCCTAACCCTCACTTTTGTCATAATTATGGAATACGTAAACCTTGCTAGGGTCCTTAACCTATGTGAGAGAGATGCTTAGTATGAGTTGAGGATTTTCATCACAATAATTTACTGAAAGGGATCGTCTGGGTCACTAAACTGGCTCTTAgtcactacccccccccccccgcccctcaaTTTCTGTTCTCGttgatttgttgttgttcttattGTTTTTTGAATAATTATACTTCCACGTAGATAATGCATATGCAAAGAAAACTGATGTGAAACCAtctgttttcatttccaattACATTAAGATATCTTCCCTTGTCGATAAACAGTTAGCCAACCGAAATGGTTTtgaaatactttttaagaaaaagtcgcccaagaaagaacctgggcacgaaaaccaaactaccgaacaaCTTATCCGCTTCCAACtgcagtccccttgcatcgggactgtgactgtgtgatcatggttttgaaataatatgatgtgaatattatatttttatcccTATAACACATATACAATTTGCTTTAGTCAGTGATAGGGGCATTTTCCACCCTTCATTCCGTTACGAATTATAACTTGTATAGAACGGAGGGAGTGTgagggtgtgggggagggggggggtaggtgtgTGTGGGGTGAGTGAATAAAGAGAACGATTATCTGAAGAGACTTACCTGTCTGGAAATGGTTTATTCTGGCATATTCCATGGCTACTGTTTGATTTTGAGTCCTTTCCTTTCAGTTCAGAAACACTAATGGGTCTTAAACATATCACCGAAATCACCCTGACTTTATAGAAAGTAAAAAGCTGCCATGCAGTTCTGTTATCACGTTCCAGAATATTGTTGAAACAATCAATGTTTTCGCAgcgaaaagaagaagaaaaaccgtGAAATAATGATGTCTTACTCgtcctctttttttcttcttgccaaaaaaaatgtttataagtTGGCTGATTTTTGTGTAAATGCCTTTGACCTTGACATTGCGAAAACAGGCGCCAAGATTTAAGAACCAAATTTGGGAAGAAATGCCTACTTTTCTAAATTATTTGGTTATACTTTGGCTGTAGTCTAAATCTCGATGCTAACTTTAGTAGATACATGAACTTGTAGTTTCACATAAAGTTTAAAATCACATTGATATTTCCATTCCAAAGGTATCAACTCCAAAAACACCTTTCAGTTGCCAAGGTAACCGAGTTGGGAACGTCTGCTAATCCAGAAATGTTGCGGCGCATAACGCGCACTGCTCCTCTTACAATGTTGCTCTTTCGTACAACTGAAACACTTTAAAGGCACTTCAACGGTCAGTTGGCCGTGACAGCTTTCATGTTGAACACTTCCTTTAATTTCCGTTAGAATAAAGTAGATTATTTGAGTTGATCTGTCTTAGAAGAAGATCAAAATATATATCCATAAAGTTGTCTCCAAGTAATTCAACCAGTAATAATTTCTAAATTATTCAATATCATGTTTAGTCTCCTATATATATGCTGGTTTTTAGTAAAGAGTAAAATAAGCACTGCCTTGATTGTAATAAGGTTTTGGACTAACCCGTATATACTATAGCTATCCAGCATGCATTAGCAGTATCAATAACAGGAATTAGCTATAGAGTTATATTAAACTCTATTGTTCACAGATGCCTTTGAGGAGATGGATGGACTCGAACGGGATAGAGACACAAAAGAGTTGACGGGTACACAAAGGGGATCTTTGGTGAATAGGCACCTTTACAACGCTATTGAAAACAACACACGGGGTTAATAGTGCGATGACTTTATACCAAACTCTGTCAAAGTATAACGGACGAGAGATGCTTTAATGTTTCTTACTAGATGGGTCCAGGGTTATTGGTTTTGTTTGGTATATAATAGAAAACGTTGTACATTTCAAGTTGCTAAGTCGGGGGCGCAGCATTTCTGATGGCTTTCAAACGGATGAGATAAAAACTGTTTCGGTTAGGGTGGTGGAAAGGCTGAGAGGGGGAACCTTATAGGGGTGGAAGGAAACGTCGCTTAAGAATGAGCCAAGTTGATAATCCTCACCAATTGTGCCACTAACAAGactggtttttgttttttcaactCTGTGGGTGTTGTTCCATGGTGCGACACTTTTGCGACATGGTGCGACATGGTACGACACAATTGGTATATATGACAtgcagagaaagagagaggttGGTTTGGGGGAGGAAAGAGGTAGCGGCGTAGCATGAGCTACACCTTGGGGACCAATGTTAGCAGAGGAGTTTTGTGGTTATTAATTTTCATCACTTGATGAATTACCCGCCGGAAATTTTTAGACTTCTTAAATGTCAATAGAAATATGAAATAGAATGTGCTAGAAAGAGCCCCAAAATGGTCATCAAAATGAACCCTTCTTCAGTAATGATACGACAGTGgccatatatgtattttttgtacATGAAAAACTTTCATAAACTTAtgagaaatttaattttgttatttggGGAGGGTTAGCGATGTGGGTGGGGTGGCGGAGGGGAAGGACTAAATATAGTCTCTGCTCTAGGGAAGTTGATCATTTAGTATCGTCTAGGCTAGTTACGACCTCGAGTAGGGCTTTCTATACGCTAAACTCTGAATGGATTGAGCTCCCTGGCATTGAAAACTAGACATCTTgaaaagaaaggggaaaaaaagctaatgtgtttttttctttctttattccgCAGTTACGATTGTCTACATGGTTTGAATAGAAGTTAAAAACTCAACTCCGTTACATTAAGGAAACTAATTCTGACACAGGAACAATATAAGTAGCCTCTGGAGGGATAGAAAATCGAATTATGGCCTGCAATTTCCGACCCCAATTGAAAGGGACCCGGAACGCGAAGACAGTCTAGCCGAAGAATCGACCGGTGTACTGACATGAAAGGGATTATCTATCAGTTATGTCAATTGAGAGACTACAGGTTCATCCAGGCGTGCTTTGATCATTTCGTTGTCCATCAAATACTTGTAATTGGATGAAACTCAAAAGTGAATGTTTTGACCGATCTATTATATTCTTCATATATAGCTGAAGAAAACCATAcagttttggaattttttttaaactttttttttacttgaattTTGCATGGATAAAAATAATGGCAACTCTTAATTGACCAAGTTAAGCCAATAATTTCTAAGACTAAAGTAACTTAAAGTAGAAGGAAAATTTGTAAAGGCAAAAATTGCTTATGATCATTTTTTCTAAAGGTAGAACGAGAAACTTCATGTTATCGCTATGGAAGGACAGACACCGTATAATTATAACATGGAGCTATTCTAGAGGATTCAAGCCAAAGTCTGAAGCTAACCTAAGATTTCATCCCTAGTTTCCGATCCTTGGATTCTGAAGTTATTCCCATATTAATCCAAGTTCCATCCTTAGAATTGTTCTTCAATTCTTGAAGATAACTCCAGTAAAACCCCCAGTTTCACTCCGAAATTCATCCGTAGATGAATGAATACTAAAATTTTGAAGTAATCCCAAGATtatcattttccttttcagattCTCCTACACTCAAGCCAAAGTCTGAAGCTAACCTAAGATTTCATCCCTAGTTTCCGATCCTTGGATTCTGAAGTTATTCCCATATTAATCCAAGTTCCATCCTTAGAATTGTTCTTCAATTCTTGAAGATAACTCCAGTAAAACCCCATGCAGTTTCACTCCGAAATTCATCCGTAGATGAATGAATACTAAAATTTTGAAGTAATCCCAAGATtatcattttccttttcagattCTCCTACACTCCGAAGTTAGTCCCAGATACTTCCTCACTTTTAACCTTAAAGTCATAACAAGTTTCTGAAGCTACCGCTAGATTCATTCCCAATTTCCGACCCTTAGATTCGTCCCATCCAAACCCCTCCCACCGAAgatccacccctcccctcatttACTAACGATTTACAGGGTTCTGAAGTTATCTCAACATTCGCTCTTAAATTCATTCCGACATTCTGAATTACTCCAAACAGTTAGTTCAGATTTTAGTCAAATTTTCATCCCAGATACTGAGACTAccttaaattttatattttttctgtccACTGATCTGGTCCCGAACGTACGGTCATATATATCGTACATTTACTTCTGCTTGCTGTTTCCTCGCCTCTGTTGCGCCGTGGTGCGTTTATACTTACCAAGggaggaagagagagagataccCTATAGACTCTATAGAGGACATTGTGAAGGCATCTCAGCGAAGGAAGGTCTTAACtctttcagagcgcggcacgcggtttggggcgggtcttcattgcctttaaaggcatttaagactcgccccaaaccacgtgctgCCCTCTgaaaaattaactttccgttgcttgcaagtgacgttttttttgtcgctacaaaatgcagacagtactgaaacgtgacaccttgttatcttgtatctagacctgagatgtcaatcgctgctatatgtacactgtgctgtgggtattgaccgtagctgtatgtattgactgtacactagtgtctaattaccgacggtagcaagctgtgtgtgtattttctgggaccgatggtggtatctaacacttctgttacacctcattctaaactaggtcagataaccggcataaGACGtctctttgtgcgcgagtcttcacaccctttaaaagatTCGGAATTCGAATAAAGTAGTTTCGACATAGTTTAAGCTATCGCCAATATCACCGCAAGTTGTATCCTTGgtttttaaattaaaacttGAAAAGTTCTTTATTGATACCCTTAATTACAATCTTCTCACTGCGACATTAACTATctagaaaaaaaagtgaaattaaaaTTGTGAAGAATTGAAGaagtaaaataaacaaagaaaggaaagtattttagaaaattcTTAGTTAATTTTAGGCTGATTAACTTTCCGGTACAAACTGAATACCTTTAATAATaggatatattttattaactttatttaaAATGGATAAGACTGCTTCCCTTTTATAGCTAATTTCAGCTTTCCAAATCAAACTGAGCCACTAAAGACTTTACACGCATGGCGATTTTATAGATTTGTAAGATAGGCGCAATATTATACTTCACAAAATTTTATCAGAAACAAAAATGTAATGAGTTAAGTTTGATTAATCAACCGTCACGTGTCAGACTATAATTAGGATGTAAACAGAACTGTTAATTGCATCTGCAGTTGAATTCCTCTGGGAAATTTAATGTAAAATGACGGTAGCGAAAGTAATATCGAGGTCACTTATGCGGATAATCGCATAAGCAATCAAAACTGCAGTATGAAATGCTTTCCTATTTAAATgggggcggtattgaagaacttagcatacattgactccggatgtgtgacctgattaattcactttggggTTTTGACTTTGCAATCCACggtccccctcacaattttgcaaggttgGTAACaatgactccatagttttccttTTCAGGAAACCAAAAAGAAAGACCTTTAAATAATGGTGTTATTTAAACATAATTATCATAGTCGTTCTAATTTTCAGTTTCCACCAATATTTCACGATATGCTAACTTTTCTGGAAGTCTCCAACAGCATTTTCCCCGTGAGAGATTATGTATCTGCAAATTATTCAAAGATATTGGGAAACAATAAACTAGACCATTAAATATCTAAGGAGAGGAAATGGTTGAGGCGCTATAGTCTGTAAATGTACGTGTGTTTTTTAACTTCACGTTACGTTTTgtttacacaaaaaaatgtaaaacgGGTTCGTTTATTTCTTTCGTTTGTTCGTGAAAAGGTCTCTTATAGCTAAAGTGCAAACAAATATCAATAATGTTTTATTATGTATTTTTACTGTTAAATTGTGCacgttttattgttttatttaaactttGCAATCACACTGTGCATGAAACCATACTTAAAGAGTGATGCAACCATAGTAACGCACCAGTACGATACTAGTCCTGGGCGTGAAATATTTTATTAGTAGACTATATATACCAGCAGATTTCAAGCCGGTTGTTGtttgttaaaaaaacaaagacttttaaGTTGTATTAAGCGCTTGGTTGATTATTTCAAATGCTATgcatttcatttaaattgttattaataaaaaaatcgacattatttaatataataacatattttgaatGGAACAGTTTGGGGTTGTGTCTTTTCCCACCTCCGATTTACAGGCTGAAATTCTCTGTACACATGACGTTATGGATATCCTCATATAAATTAGGCTGTACTTGATTCTAGTCACTACATAACCATTCCTAGCTAAAGGTAGCATGTTACTTCGTGGAACTTGTGGTGCTATCAAAGCAAACCGTGTAAGgcataaaagaaagaaagtttttgtcccgcccctctgctcccccaccccaagaaaggaaaagaaagcgAAATTAGATACCAACCTAATTTGTTGCCCTATTGTACTCCTCTCCCGACGATCATGTCATGTCTTGGTTGTCCCTCTAATtctttgaagtaaatttatgaCAGGGGACACTATGAAGTACAAAACAGCATGTTATATAGGTTAAATGACCAACTATTCTAAAGTTTTATGCGTTTGTAAAGAGTTTATGGTGACTAATCGCCAATACCTTCAACAGTTTTCTATTAAACAGCAAgacaacagaaaaaaacaaataaaatattcttgttttttttgtcaCGTTTTCTTTTATTGCATTTTCTCTAGCAACACTACAAATAATCCGCCTTTTGGTTTCGAGAAAGCTGTTTAAATATAGAGGGCGCACATCAAAATGAATACACTATAGTTTCTGGATCGACAACGGGAGCAGTGTCCGTCCATGGATCGCACTCGCTGCATTACGAAAACATTTCTGATCTTGTAGCAAGGATTCAGTCAAACGGTAGAGTTTATAAACTATCTaaacataatgtattaaatatgTTTCTTCATGTGTTTTCCATATGTTCTTGTAttgtaaatttacttcaaaatcCTGTTTGACTGAATCTTTTGTTACTTCAACCTTTGCCTTTCTTCGTCATAACCGAATATAATTTTCACATATAGGATCTTCCATACCTCTTAGTATGTTCATATATACTCTCTCCAGCCTTAGTTGACATGTCATGATATAAGGCATGCGAATTTATTCCTCTATTTTATCTCGGCTCTAAAAGTTTTCATAACCCAATGATTGCTTCAAAGTTCATCGGACTCGCCGTATCCCCAACTTGACTGTCCCGTGAACTGCTTCACGGACGACTGGTTATGTTGGCTATGTTGTGGATACGCTCTCCGCGAAGGTGGAGGTTGTCGTTGACGGTGTGAAGGAGAAGCAGTAAGCTCAATATCACACCAAGATTTAGGTCTGCAGTTGTAGTTATCCGTAAAAGGTGTTGTCATGGTGTTGTTGAATTTATTGATTCTAGGAGCGGGGCTAAATTGAAACTTTTCGGATGTGCCGGTGTACTCATAATGATCTTTGATGTTATTATCTTCACCAAAGTGGTCTAcatcccttccccaccccttcgGCGAGACGTTGTAGCTGTCCTGATAGGGTACAACGTTTGGGTGGAAGCGATTACCAATAGGCATATTGGGATCCTTCCACGGTGAATTCAGCTCAAAACGGGTGCTCTTAGGGGCCAAAGGTTGGCGTGAACGTCTGGAATCAACTGTGGTGTGACCTTGCGGAGGTTGATTCCGATGATGCTGCTGTTGTGGCGGCGGTTGGCGTTTTTTTTGATGGTGTTGTGGTTGCTGCTGTGGTTGCGGATGGTATTGTTGTTGTGCTAGGTGATGTTGCTGCTGTTGTGGCTGATGGTATTGCTGTTGCGCCTGCATCTGTTGGGGCTGATGATGTGGCCGTGACTGAGGGGGTGGCGCCCGTCTAGGTTGGACTGGGGCGTGTGCCTGCAATCTTGGCGTTGGTGCTGGTTGCTGGTGACTTGACCTAGACCCGTCCCATGACGTCTGCGTCATCAACATTGTCTGTCTGCTCTGTGGGGTAGTCTGGTGCGCCGCGGGTGTCGGTTTTTCGTTCTCCTGGTCAAGAATGAACTGGTCTGACCTTTCACGTCTACGTTGGAACATGTCGGCTGCCTTACTTCCCCTGTTCACGAAGCCGGGTCCACCGACTAACTCATTGTCTTCCATGCTAGAGGGTGTTTGCCGTCTCGGAGGAAGTTGCCGACGGGGTGCTCTGATGAACGCACTGGGCTTGGGAAAGTAATCTTGAGGGTCTTCCAAAGACTGGCCCTGGACGTGGACTTCTTCCGCCGGTTCAGCTCTATGtttattttgatgaatattGTAATATTCTTGCCGGATTTCTTCGAAGCCGGTTGTCTTTCTACGGTTCGATCGATCCCGAAAGTTGGATCTCGGGTTACGTTGAGGTGCGTTTATTTGGCCGGTGTGACCCTCTTGATACACGACTTGCTGGGTGTGACGAGGCGCGTGCCCGCCTAGCGCTTCCACGACCTGTGCATGTGCTCGGATGTTTGACTCGTACATGGAGACTGTTGTCTCGGTGCGTTGCTTTTTTTGGGGAAAAGTTAGTTTTCGTTGGGCTGtaggagaaaaaataaataaataaacgaggaaaataaagataaaacatACAATCAAAATATGAATCTTCCTATTGAAAGATAACAAAGAGAAACTTCATTAGGAATCTTTTTGCAATTGTAAATAACTTCGTTATGATCAAATGAGACACAAACAACCATCTTCGTTGGTCTATCTGACATAGTTAAGTATCACGACCAACGCTCCCAAACATTTAACAAAAAACTCCTTCTACCATCTGGGAGATATCATAGGTTTAACGTTACTATTACAATTAACAAAGCTggagacttgagcaagtctaagtatgacgtcatcaaatcaTATGTTCTTATTGTGGTTATTTCCACCTTGTTTATTAcgctgtttattttcaataatgGACATTAGTGTTACAGACATAATATGAAATATCGAAGCTCTGATGGCATAGGTTAAGCACTGTTAACAATCTAATCAATGAAATTGGGGGAAAAGAGAAAGCAAAATGTTTCAGATCCTACcgggagggggagagggtgggggagggggaggggtgaggaggTTGTGAATGGAATCTGTTCATCACAAATATCTCTATCAGACGTGTACAAGACTATAGTAGGTTTGTGTCTCCGAAAATGGtattaaataacaataaaaataaaaataaccgTCACAATTATTGGTAATCAGGAGTGTTTCATGTTTCCTTTGTTTAATGGTTGATATTTTACTCTCATTCGTTGAGTTTGGATATTTATTGTTCCGACAAAACAGGTATcaaattttgtttatgtttacatATGTCATACCGTTATGAACGTTTTCAGTGGGAGGCTAATAGCATAACGCttgtattaaattgatttcattaaaagtcatacTTTATCTTTAGATTGTAAAAGGTAAGTCAATATGCAATTGTTTTTTCATCATACATGTAATTCACAACTGGCCAATTTATTACGTAtatcaacattttcttttatgataCAGTTAACTTTTGTTTGTACCATTTTTTATAACTGCATGTTAAGATGAATAATGATATAAATGGAGCAAGGTGATCAAGCAGTGAAGATCCATGCTTGTTACTTTCAAGTATTGTCAGTTGAATATATTCTGTTAATATTCTAGGAATATATTCTCATCGGGACTTAAATGCGTCTTTAAATGCAAAAGGTTTGATTGGTGTCGCTTGGAGCCCATGCAGTTTATATAGTTAACTATACAACGGTGTCTGTCTATAACTATTAAATGACAGACTTATGACATGTAAGAGGATACGACGAAACGTTTTGGAATTCCTTGGAATGGCTGACGTGTCTAATTATAACATACTGTCACATTCTTCATGCCCACCGTCGAAAGATAAATCTATATGTAACCAGGGAGTTAACTGCGGGTTCTTTGGAAGACGAGGAAGTGCGTGGCCGGGTAGGGCATTTCAGAGATGTGCGTTCTTTTTAACGAACTTGGAAAGTTTCAAGTCGTTTAAAAGTCCGAttggtttttattttcaatttcaagtGTCCCTTCCATCCCGTCCATCATTTAACAAACATTCAAAGTGACGTTTCTACTTGTGTCATGTGACAAGAATGGATGACATATTGTATTGcaacatatataacatacataaaatgtatatatttctatttaAGCTCGCATATATTTCGTTGACGCGATATGCATAATTACAATAGTTTTGAAATCATATTCGCTGGAAGAAATTGTTTTGTCGAATGCTCCCGTTTAAACCTGAACCCTTATTCATTCATTGCAAGACTTTCACGGCGTCAACTTTGACTTTTAAAATTGCAATTAAAGCTAAGCAGCTTATTTTGTTGAAGTAGACTTAACTGGATCTTATTTAGTCTTAGTAATCCCAATTATCATATCACCACGGGCATGCCTGATTGGACGGTAATTGTAGCTTGATATCCATTTAAAACTGTTAGCGGGATGCTTATTGGACGTCCCTGGATGGCGGTGTGTTCGCATGAAAAACGTCATTAGCTTATTCACCTACTGTAATAATATACATACTCAGTAGGAAAGTTGTTTATCACGGTTTTGTGAGGTGAAATTAGACACTTATTGAAACACCAAAGGAAAACGGataacaagaacaacaacataacaaaacataaaagcCATAAACATTAACATGAAAACACAAACCGATTGATGTACGTatagaatttaaataaaattattgtTGTCCAGAGTATGTACTGATTGAGGATTAACATTGTTATTAGGACCTCATATTTGTTTGACTGATTAAGGACTTGTTTTCTTCGATTAGTCTTCATTAATGAGACTACTAAATCAGTTTTTCAAGTTTCGCAATCGTTCGTatggaaattatatatatatttgttttcaaaggtTTATTCCTTTTAATATAcagtgtattatatatatatatatatatatatatatatatatatatatatatatatatatatatatatatatatatatatatatatatatattgtttactttaatgttacTATACTACATAAAGGCAGAACGTTAGGAACCAATTTACCTCTATGCATATATGATAACTGTCACAATATATTTGAAGATTTGATCATATCcttataacaaaaaaaatgtcGTCCCcagacaaaatatttcattcagtCTAAAATCATGTTGATCTATATAATGttctatttttaaattgaaCGTCACGAGGCACATTAGCATATATTAAACAGCGTCATAATCGAAATAGCGATGGGCATTTCAATCCCTTCGTGACGAACCTGTTTACACGTGTTACAAACGTTCGTGACTAGAGGCACTTCTAATTACCACAAAGTATTTACAGGATGTTATTTTTGTGAAGGGCCAGATGAGTATCTCAAGTCCCTACGTTAGTATGTTGTCGCGTTTTACGCCTCTGTTGCTAGGCGGTTGTCAAGCTGGCATAGAAGACATTCCAACGTTCGCAATCCGTTCGTGGGGCACATCCAAGAAGTCGACGGATTATCTGCCATGCAATAGTATAACTAGCAAAACCCTACACGCACAATTGGTATGTAATTATGAACATACATGCAGTATATTTTATTACTGTATGTAAATTGGCAACAGAAAACTAACcgatgaaaatttaaaaaagaaatgaaagagcATGCAAAGTGATTATTGGCTAGAACGTTATGACGTCACTGGTTGGAATCGCATTTAAAGCCAATAATTTCTTTGCAAAGTTTATTATCGAAAAAAGTAATCGCAAAATGTGATTTCTTgtattgtaataatttaaaagtaGAAGGAAGTTGGGAGTGCTCAAAGAGATATAAAAATCATTGTTTTTAGCATTTGTGTATTCTTCTTGAAAATTAATAAAGTCGAAATAAAAGAGAGTGGGACCTGATTAGAGatgattttaaaataattagGCTGTCGCATGAAATGATTCACAGTATAGTAACAAACAAGGAAGAAACACAGAAGAATGACAAAATAtgagaaattaaaaacaaaattcaggTATAGCTATATCTTCCTCCAAATGTTGCCATATTGCAATAATAACATTTTGGGAATAAATGAGCGAATTTGTATATAAATTTGACCCTATATTATTGTATGTTGTATCATGTATATCAAATGGTCTTAAACAAACTCGCTGTACATttgtattaatttgattttgcaacaaaggttttaaaataaatattatgaaGTTCATATTATCATGCTTATTCAGTCACTGGGTTATATACATAAGTATATGGTGTATAATAATGTTAtctcacacatatatatatgaaacaggTGGTTAACATGTTATAGCATAGCGTAACATTATCATATGAATTtctaaatatagatatatattcataactCAAACGaaataggatttttttttaagaaagagGGAATTACACTACATGACgaggttttgttttatttgatcagctttcctttAAATATGATTTGAAGTTATTCATCTTCATACGATGAATTCTCATCGTTTTTCCATGCTACGAATAAACACCATTTAAAAGTTAGCTACTGACTCATCAAATGCATGTAAGCCTACTAAGTATTTTTAacaataagaaaaaagaaaaaccagGAAAAGTTGAAAGAAACATTATGACTCACCTATATTAGCCCTGCTTCTTCGCTACTCTTCTGATCCCCTTCTGGAGTTTGAAAATCTGTCCCTACATCCTCAGCTGAAATTATTATTTCAGCTGTTGACCTCTCAAAAACGCACAAGATGGAAGAAATCGGCCTCCTCATCAGCCGAGAGCAGAAAGCGATTGGTCCCGTCAAGCTAACGGGTCGAGAATGTGCGGCATCTTCGAGAAGGGTATCCGGCTCTCTAGACAATGTATGCATACGATATGACGTATGGACAAATATGGTAGTGTGTATTCATATTGGCCTACGTTGTGGGTAGCGTTAAAGCTGCAGAGCACTATATCAGATATTGAGACGCATTAGCAAGCAGTGGTGGGGTTGAAAACGGTGATCTTATTGTACTTTAGGGTTCGTTAGTGAATCCCCGTCGGGTTAACAAGGTGATAGCTAGGTCAACTGATGGAAAATAAGAAGGCAGTCCATcttattgtgacgtcatcacggGAAGAAAGACACTAAGCAGGTACACATAGACGGACCCTGGGCATATAGACGGACCCTGGGATGTTTGTCGCTTTGTAAATTCTTGCGTTCTTTGAATTGGTCGGAGAGGTCGAAGGAGACAACGATTGCATCT harbors:
- the LOC139968610 gene encoding uncharacterized protein, whose product is MYESNIRAHAQVVEALGGHAPRHTQQVVYQEGHTGQINAPQRNPRSNFRDRSNRRKTTGFEEIRQEYYNIHQNKHRAEPAEEVHVQGQSLEDPQDYFPKPSAFIRAPRRQLPPRRQTPSSMEDNELVGGPGFVNRGSKAADMFQRRRERSDQFILDQENEKPTPAAHQTTPQSRQTMLMTQTSWDGSRSSHQQPAPTPRLQAHAPVQPRRAPPPQSRPHHQPQQMQAQQQYHQPQQQQHHLAQQQYHPQPQQQPQHHQKKRQPPPQQQHHRNQPPQGHTTVDSRRSRQPLAPKSTRFELNSPWKDPNMPIGNRFHPNVVPYQDSYNVSPKGWGRDVDHFGEDNNIKDHYEYTGTSEKFQFSPAPRINKFNNTMTTPFTDNYNCRPKSWCDIELTASPSHRQRQPPPSRRAYPQHSQHNQSSVKQFTGQSSWGYGESDEL